TTGGTGACGTCGGGGGTCACCGTGCCGGTCTTCGGGTTCGGCATCAGGCCGCGCGGGCCGAGGATGCGGGCGATCCGGCCGACCTTGGCCATCTGGTCCGGGGTCGCGATGGCGGCGTCGAAGTCCAGGAAGCCACCCTGGATGCGCTCGATCAGGTCCTCGGAGCCGACGACGTCGGCGCCGGCCGCCTCGGCCTCGGCGGCCTTGTCACCGGTGGCGAAGACGATGACGCGGGCGGTCTTGCCGGTGCCGTGCGGCAGGTTCACCGTGCCGCGGACCATCTGGTCGGCCTTGCGCGGGTCGACACCCAGGCGCATCGCCACCTCGACGGTCGCGTCGTAGGCGGTCGGCGAGGTCTCCTTGGCCAGGGTGGCCGCCTGCAGCGGGGAGTAGAGGTTGTCGCGGTCGACCTTCGCCGCGGCCTCGAGGTACTTCTTGCCGTGCTTCGCCATGGTGGTGTCCTCTCCCCCGGCGCTCCGGCCGGGAGTCGTGTGGTCTGCGGGCCCGGCGCAGGCCCTCCCACTCAGTACGTGCTGGTACGGCCCTCCTGCAGGGCCCCGCTGCGAGCTCGCGAGCAGTGGGGGGCAGGAGGGTCCTTCACTTGACGGTGATGCCCATCGACCGGGCGGTGCCGGCGATGATCCTCTCGGCCTCGTCGAGGGAGTTGGCGTTCAGGTCGACCATCTTGGTCTGGGCGATCTCGCGGACCTGGTCGCGCGTGACGGTGGCGACCTTGGTCTTGTGCGGCTCGCCCGAGCCCTTCTCCACACCGGCGGCCTTGAGCAGCATGCGCGCCGCCGGCGGGGTCTTGGTGACGAAGGTGAACGAGCGGTCCTCGTAGACCGAGATCTCCACGGGCACGACGTCACCGCGCTGCGCCTCGGTCGCGGCGTTGTACGCCTTGCAGAACTCCATGATGTTGACGCCGTGCTGACCGAGCGCCGGACCGACGGGCGGAGCGGGGGTGGCCGCACCGGCCTTGATCTGGAGCTTGATGACCGCGGTCAACCGCTTCCTGGGGGGCATGTCTTTCCTTTGTCGTGACGGGATGGAACCGGCCCCGTCGCAGGGTCCCGCCGCGAGCGTGCGAGCGGTGGGGGCGACGGGGTCCTTCGACTAGAGCTTCTGGACCTGGCTGAACGACAGCTCGACCGGCGTCTCCCGGCCGAAGATGGAGACCAGCACCTGCAGCTTCTGCTGCTCGGCGTTGATCTCGTTGATCGTGGCCGGGAGGGTGGCGAACGGGCCGTCCATGACGGTGACCGACTCGCCGACCTCGAAGTCGACGACGGCGGTCGGGGCGGCCGCGGTGGCGGTGCTGGCGGCCTCCGCCGTGCGGGCGGTCTGGGGGGTCGCCGCCGGCGCGAGCAGGCCGACGACCTCGTCGATGCTCAGCGGCGAGGGCTTGGAGGTGGCCCCGACGAACCCGGTGACGCCCGGGGTGTTGCGCACCGCGCCCCACGACTCGTCGTTGAGGTCCATGCGGACCAGCAGGTAGCCGGGCAGCTTCTTGCGGTTCACCTGGGTGCGCTTGCCGTTCTTGATCTCGGTGACCTCCTCGGTGGGCACCTCGATCTGGAAGATGTAGTCCTCCATGTCGAGTGACTGGATGCGCGACTCCAGGTTGGTCTTCACCTTGTTCTCGTAGCCGGCGTAGGAGTGGATGACGTACCAGTCGCCGAACTGGCCGCGCAGCACCTTGCGCATCGCCTCGGCCGGGTCCTCGTCGTCCTCCTCGGCCTGCTGGAGGGTCTCCACGACGATCGGGTCGTGGTCGGGAGCCGGGGCGGCCAGCGGGTCACCGGCCAAGGCGGCATCGACGGCACCGCGGCTGCTGGCCCCGTCGGAGGGGGCCGTGGCGTCGGCCATCGGGTTGTCGGCCGTCAGGTCGGTGGTGTCGACGGAGCCCTCGGCGGCGCCGGTCTCGCGCACGCCGGTCTCGACGTCCACGGTGCCGCGCGCGTCGAAACGGGTGTCGTCGAGGTCGGTGCCCTCGACGGCGCTGTCGGTGTCGAACGGCTCGCGGGGGTCGGTCACGGTGTCTCTTCCTCGTCGGCGTCGTGGGATGGGGCAGGTGGGCTCAGCCGAAGACGGCGAGCACGCCCTGGGCGAAGAGGAGGTCCAGGCCGGCCACCAGGGCGACGATGAAGGCCACGAAGACGATGACGACGGTCGTGTAGGTGATCAGCTCGCGCCGGCCAGGCCAGATGACCTTGCGCAGCTCCGCGACGACCTCGCGCAGGAAGCGCCGCAGGTTGCGCCGCTGCCGCGTCTCGGCCGCGCGGTCGCGCTCGGCGGCCGCGCGCGACCGGGTGGCGCCACCCTCGCCCGCCCGCCCGGCGGGCCGGGTGGACACGCCCTCGCGGGCGGCACGGCGACCGCGGGGGGCCGCGTCGCGGTCGTCGTCCTCGTCGTCCCCGGCGGTGATCCGGCCGCCACGCCGGGCCCTGGTGGGCCGGGTGGCCACGACCTTGTCCTCCTCGGACTCCGCATCGGCGGCGACCTCGGCCTCCGCGGCCTCGAGCTCGGTCGCGTCGTCCACGCCCGGCGCCTCGCGGTCGAGCTGCTCGTCGGTCGGCTCGGGGCGGGGGTCGCCCCCGCTCCCCGGCTTCTCGTCGCTCACTGCGCCTCGCTCGCCTCGCTGGTCGTGGCCACCGTCCTCGGGCCGACGGTCGGTGGTGGTGCTGTCCTGCGGCTGGTGCACGCCACCGGTCGGGTCGCCGGCGGTACGGGCAGGGGTGACAGGACTTGAACCTGCAGCCTGCGGTTTTGGAGACCGCTGCTCTGCCAGTTGAGCTACACCCCTCGGTGGACCGCCTGCCCGCTCCGGCCGGCACCGCCCCCGCGGGGGTCCCGGGGCACGCCGGTGGCGGGGTCAGTGGCCCCAGGGACGTCAGTGTACGGGACCGCGGGGCGCGCCCACCAACACCACCGGGCCGGACCTGCGGGCCGGCGGTCGGAGGCGGCCGCCGGGCGCCGCCTCCGACATGATGGGGACATGACCGCCGTCTCCCGCCAGGAGCCCGCCGCCCCCTCCCCCGCGCGCCCGTCCGCCGACCGGCGCGTCTCCCGCCGCATCGCCGCGATCGCCGAGTCGGCGACGCTGGCGGTGGACGCCAGGGCGAAGGCGCTCAAGGCCGCGGGCAAGCCGGTGATCGGCTTCGGCGCCGGCGAGCCGGACTTCCCCACCCCGGACTACATCGTCCAGGCCGCCGTCGCCGCGTGCACGCAGCCGGCGATGCACCGGTACACCCCCGCGGGCGGGCTGCCGGCGCTCAAGGAGGCGATCGTGGCGAAGACCGCGCGCGACTCCGGCCTGCAGGTCACCCCCGCGAACGTGCTGGTCACCAACGGCGGCAAGCAGGCGGTGTACGAGGCCTTCGCCACGATGCTCGACCCCGGTGACGAGGTGCTGCTGCCCGCGCCGTACTGGACGACCTACCCCGAGGCGATCGCGCTGGCCGGGGGCGTGCCGGTGCCGGTGGTGGCCGACGAGGAGAGCGGCTACCTGGTGTCGGTCGCCCAGCTGGAGGCCGCCCGGACGCCGCGGACCAAGGTGCTGCTGTTCTGCTCGCCGTCCAACCCGACCGGCGCGGTGTACCCCCCGGAGCTGGTGGAGGAGATCGGCCGCTGGGCGCACGAGCACGGCCTGTGGGTGCTCTCCGACGAGATCTACGAGCACCTCACCTACGACGGGGCGTCGGCGCCGTCCATGCCGGTCGTCGTCCCGGAGCTGGCCGACCGCTGCGTGGTCGTCAACGGGGTGGCCAAGACCTACGCGATGACCGGCTGGCGGGTGGGCTGGGTGGTCGGCCCGGCCGACGTCGTCAAGGCCGCGACCAACCTGCAGTCGCACGCCACCTCCAACGTGGCCAACGTGTCCCAGGCGGCCGCGGTCGCGGCGCTGAGCGGTGACCTGTCGGCCGTGGCGACGATGCGGGAGGCCTTCGACCGGCGGCGGCGGACGATCGTGTCGATGCTGCGGGAGATCCCCGGGGTGGCCTGCCCCGAGCCGCGCGGCGCCTTCTACGTCTACCCGTCGGTGAAGGGGCTGCTCGGCCGGGAGATCGCCGGGCGGACGGCGCACGACAGCGTGCAGCTGGCCGAGATCGTGCTGGAGGAGGCCGAGGTCGCCGTCGTCCCCGGCGAGGCGTTCGGGACGCCGGGGTACCTGCGGCTGTCCTACGCGCTCGGCGACGAGGACCTGGTCGAGGGCGTCAGCCGCGTGCAGCGCCTGCTCGGCACCGCGGACTGAGGGGGCTCAGGCCAGCTGGACGGTCGCGCGGGCCAGCGACAGGACCTTCTCACCGCCACTGGTGACGGTCAGGTCGACCCGCGCCCGGCCGTCCTCGCCCACCGCGGCCACCCGGCCGCGGACGGTCACCTGCGCCCCCGCGTCGTCGTCGGGGACGACGACCGGGCGGCCGAAGCGCACGTGGTACTCGACCAGCGCGCCCGGGTCCCCCGCCCAGGCGGTCACGGCGCGGGCGGCCAGCGCCATGGTGAGCATCCCGTGCGCGATCACGCCGGGCAGGCCGACCTCCGTGGCCACCCGGTCGCTCCAGTGGATGGGGTTGAGGTCCCCGGACGCGCCGGCGTAGCGCACCAGGTCCGCGCGGGTCACCGGGTAGGTCACCTCCGGCAGCTCGGTGCCGACCGTCACGTCGGCGGACCGCACGGTGGCGCTCACGGTGCGCCCCGGGCGACGAGCATGGAGGCGGCCGAGCACACCGGCTCGCCGTCCTCGGTGGCGACGTCGACCCGGGTGGTGAGCAGGTCGTTGCCACCCACGGTGCGCACCGCCTCGATGGTGGGGGTGGCTACCAGCCGGTCCCCGGCGCGGATCGGCCGGTGGTGGGTGAACCGCTGCTCGCCGTGGACGACGCGGCTGTAGTCCAGCGCGACGTCGGGGTCGGCCACCACGACGCCGGCCGCCGACAGCGTCAGCGCGATGGCGAAGGTGGGCGGCGCGATGACGTCCGGGTGGCCGGCGGCGCGGGCCGCGTCGGCGTCCCGGTGCACCGGGTCGGCGGCACCGATCGCGTCGGCGAACTCGGCGATCTTCTGCCGGCCGACCTCGTAGACGGCCGAGGGCGGGTAGCTGCGCCCGACCAGTGCCGGGTCGAGCGCCACGTCCCGCCCTCCGTCCCGCAGTGCCGCTGGGTCAGCGGGTCTCGCGGTGCACGGTGTGCCGGCGCTCCCGGGGGCAGAACTTCTTCAGCTCGAGCCGGTCGGGGTCGTTGCGCCGGTTCTTGCGGGTGATGTAGTTCCGGCTCTTGCACTCCTGGCAGGCCAGGGTGATCTTCGGACGGACGTCGGTGGCTGCCACGGGAGGCTCCTCGCCTTGTCGGTCCGTGACCGGCGGTCGCCGGGCACGGGGACGGACCCCGGCTCCGGGGTCCGTCAGGGGTAGCGGTGACCGGATTTGAACCGGTGACACAGCGATTATGAGCCGCTTGCTCTGCCTGGCTGAGCTACACCGCCGGACGTGGCCGTGCGGCCCGGTCTCGCCGACCGGGCCGAGCGACCGGTGTGTTCCAGAGCCCCTTTACGGAATCGAACCGTAGACCTTCTCCTTACCATGGAGACGCTCTGCCGACTGAGCTAAAGGGGCGGGCCTCGAGCCGGGAGAGACTCTACCGGACGTCACGAGGGACTCGCGCAGGACCCCCCGGCGGGTCAGGAACGGACGAAGAGCCGGCGGTGCGGCATGCCGGGGACGGCGGAGCGCACACCCGCGCGGGCCAGGATCCAGCTCTCCAGCCGCTCGTCGGGCAGGGGGCGGCTGACCAGGAACCCCTGCAGCTTGTCGCAGCCCATCTCGGCGAGCAGGTCGCGCGTCAGCTCGTCCTCGACGCCCTCGGCGACCACCCGCAGACCCAGGTTGTGCGCCAGCTCGATGATCGAGCGGGCGATGAAGGACTCGCCCTGGCTGGTCGACATCCCCAGCACGAAGGACTTGTCGATCTTCACCTCGTCGATCGGCAGCTGGCGCAGCTGGGACAGCGAGGAGTAGCCGGTGCCGAAGTCGTCCATCGACAGGCGCAGCCCGAGGGCGTGCAGGTCGGCCAGGACGGTGCTGCTGCGCACCGAGTCGTCGACGACGCTGCCCTCGGTGAGCTCCAGGGTGAGCAGCTCGCCGGGGACGCCGTGCCGCCGCAGCGCCCGCTGCACCCGGTCGACCAGGTCCGGCTCGGTGAGGCACCGGGCGGAGAGGTTGACCGCCACCGACAGGGAGATGTCCTGGTCCAGCCACCGGCGGCAGCGGGCCAGTGCCCGGTCCAGCACGTGGTCGGTCAGCGGACCGATGCGTCCGATCTGCTCGGCGAGGTGGATGAACTCGTCCGGCGCGATCGAGCCGTACCGGGGGTGCGCCCAACGCACCAGTGTCTCGACGGCGACGATGTCGTACGTCCGGGCGTCGATGATCGGCTGGAAGACGACGCTGATGTCGCCGTCGGCCATCGCCTGCTCCAGCTCCGTGCCCAGCTGCAGGCGGCGCAGGCTCTGCTGGTCGAGCACCGGGTGGTAGCTGGCCACCCCGCTCTTGCCGACCCCGGCCAGCAGCGCGACGTCGGCCCGCTGCATGAGCGTGCCGGCGTCCGCGCCGTGCACCGGGGCGGCGGCCACGCCGATGGTGAGGGTGACCTCCAGGTCCAGGCCGGCGACACGGGCGCGCGTCGAGGTGGCCTCGCGCAGCCGGCGGGCGGCCCGCTCGGTGGCGGGCAGGGACAGACCCGGGAGCAGGACGGCGAACTGGTCGCCCTCCATCCGGGCGACCAGGGCCTGCGGCGGGGCGTGCTCACGGAGCAGGCCGGCGGTGACCAGCAGCAGCTCGTCGCTGGCGGCGTGACCGAGGGTGTCGGTGACCTCGGTGTAGTTGTCCAGCGAGGCGAGGATCAGGCCGGCCCGTCCGCTGACCGGGTCCGCGGCGAGCAGCTGGTCGATCTCCGCGGCCAGGCGCTGGCGGTTGGGCAGGCCGGTGAGCCGGTCGTGGTCGGCGTCGTAGCGGATCTGGGTCAGCAGCTGCTGCTGACGGATGGCGGCGTTGACGTGGGTGAGCATGGAGTCCAGGGCGGCGCGGTCGCCGTCGGCGAAGGAGACGACGTCACTGCGGCGGTCGCAGATCTCCAGGTAGCCCGGCTCCCCGGCCGCGGTGGCCACCGGCGCGGCGAGCAGGTCCCGGGCCCCGCGACGGGCGAGCGCGGCCGCCTCCTCCTCGGTGGCCCGGGCGAGCGAGACGAGCACCGGCCCGCCGTGCGCCCCCGTCGTCGCCCGGCGCCGGAAGAGGTCGTCGGGGTCGCTGGGGCCCTCGTACCACGCGCCACCGTCGTCGGAGGCGACGAGCAGCCGCGGCTCCTCGTCGAGGTAGGGGGGCAACCACAACGCCACGCGCTCGGCGTTGAGCAGCTCGCGGATCGCCTCGACCATCCGCCGCGTGCCGTCCTCGTGCGAGGCGATCTGCTGCACCTGCCGAGCGAAGGCATAGACCTTCTGGAGGTCCTCACCCCCCCGCTTGACCCCCGCGAACCGCCGGTAGAGGAGGACCAGTCCGCCCATCAGCGGGAGCACGAGCACCAGCGACCAGGGCGTCGCCTCCACCAGCAGGAACACGGACAGGCCGACGACGACCGCCATGGGCGTGACCGTCGCAGCTGCCAGGAACATGCTCGTCCACAGGATCGAACCCGGGTAACCCTGCGTCGCGATGATCGCGAGGCGGATCAGGGCACCGCCCACCATGGTCGCGAGCAGGATGGCCACGAGGTAGGAGAACCACGTCAGCGGGGCGGCCAGCTGTCCGACCGGCAGCAGACTCAGCAACGCGACCGCGACGGCGACCTCGAGCACCGCCACGGCGGTGTTGGCGACGACCTTCGCCGGACTGATGCGTTGCGCGAAGCAGACACCGCCGACGGCCACGGCACGCAGGACCGCGGTCCAGGTGGGACCGAGTTCGACGAGGGCCATGACGAAGGCCGCCTCGGACGCCGAGACCGACACACCGTGGCGCGGGAACTCGACGTTGAAGTTGTAGCTCTCGGCCACCACGAGCGCGATCAGGATGACGACGACGACGACCGGGCTCACGGATGCGAGGCGGTTGGGCAACACCCAGGCGGCCACCGGTAGGACGAGGAGCACGCTGAGCCATCCGATGGTGGCGGGCCCCGAGACTGCCGCCGGCCACCGTCGCTGTCGCGCCGGTGTGTCCTGCTCGGCCACTGGTACCTGCATTTCCGCCGGAGGGGCATGGGCGGAGGAGAGGCTAACAGCGGCACGCCGTGCATCCCCGGGGCGACGGGACAGCTCTCACCCCGAGGAGGAGTGCGTCGTGCTGGGTGGCGTTCGCAGCTCGGGACGGCGTCGACGCGACAGCGACGCGATGGGTCGAGCGGAGGGCCAGACCTCAGGCGGCCTGACGGTTCCACTTCTGGCCGCGGTTCCACTTCTGGCCGCGGTTCCACTTCTGGCCGCGGGTGCTGGTCGCCGAGGCAGCGTTGATCATGATGACTCCTGGACGTGAGAGGTCTGTTCGGCTGGGCAGCCAGACACGCGCAGGGTCAGGGCGTCATCCGGTACGTACTGCTGCTGCGAGATTGCTGCGGGTCACCTGATGGGGGCAAGGGCGTCACCCGTTTGGATGGTGCTCGGGTGCTCTCGACCGCCGTGGCGTCACACGTCGTGACCTTACGTAGGCACATCGTCACCCAGTGGTGTGACGCGTGAGGGCGGAGCGATGACGGCGCGACCGGCGGACCCGAGGACGCCGGGCCCCGGGCGTCTCCTGCCGACCCGCGGTAGCTCGATCGGGTGCACGGCGTCCACGGTGCCCACTCGACGCGCGTCCACGGCTCGTGGGGCCCCTACGCTGCGCCGCGTGCGACGGGACGGGGAGGCCGCCGAGCGCGGCTCGACGCTGCCGCTCGTGCTGGTGTGCTGGCTGGTCGCCGCCCTCATGGCCTTCGGCGCGATCGCCGCGTCCGACGCCTTCCTGGAGCAGCAGCAGGTGCAGTCGGTGTGCGACGGGGCGGCGCTGGCCGCGGCGAACGCCACGGACGAGGCGGTCGTGTACGCCGACGGCGTCGGGACGACGCTGCCGCTGACCCGGGCGAGCACCCAGGCGGCGGTGGCCGACCAGCTCGCCGACGGTGGGACCCCGCTGGACTCCTGGGGCACCGACACCGACGGGGTCGACGTCACGGTGCGCTGCACCCGCCACGTCGAGATCGCATTCGGCTGGCTCTTCCTCGGCGGGCGGCCGCTGGAGCGGACCGCGGTCGCCGGCGCCCGGGCACCGACCGTCCCCTGAGGCCGGCCCGCACGGACGGCAGCGGCCCCGACCTCGGTGGAGGTCGGGGCCGCTGCGCACCGGGTGTGGCGGGTGAAGGATTCGAACCTTCGTAGGCTGTGCCGACGGATTTACAGTCCGCTCCCATTGGCCGCTCGGGCAACCCGCCGTGTGGTGCCGGGAGTGAGCGTACAAGACACCGGAGACCCGCTCCGGGAGCGGCCCCGGCCGGTCCGGGGCCGGCGGACGGCAGACGACAAGGAGCAGTGACACATGGCCGACTCGTCCTTCGACGTGGTGAGCAAGGTCGATCGCCAGGAGATCGACAACGCCCTCAACCAGGCCGCCAAGGAGCTCTCCCAGCGCTTCGACTTCCGCGGCACCAACGCCTCCATCGCCTGGGCCGGCGAGGACGGCGTGACGCTGCAGGCCGACACCGAGGAGCGGGTCACCGCCGCCCTCGACGTCTTCCGGGACAAGCTGGTCAAGCGTGGCATCTCGCTCAAGGCACTGGACGCCGACGAGGCGCAGGCCTCGGGCAAGACCTACCGGCTGTCGGCGCGGATCAAGCAGGGCATCGAGTCCGACACCGCCAAGAAGATCGCGAAGATCATCCGGGACGAGGGGCCCAAGGGCGTCCAGGCACAGATCCAGGGCGACCAGCTGCGGGTCACCGGCAAGAAGCGCGACGACCTGCAGGCGGTCCAGCAGCTGCTGCGCGGCAAGGACCTCGACGTCGCACTGCAGTTCGACAACTACCGCTGACGGCGGGCGCGGGCACCGACTCGGCGCCCGGCCCGAGGTCCCGGGGTCGACCTGGTCGGCCGGGTCCACGCGTCGGACCTGCGCCGCGACGCCGTCCCGGCCTCAGCGCTGGCCGAGCTCCCGGGCCATCTGCTCGAGCCGGGCGACCCGCTCGGGCATCGGCGGGTGGGTGGCGAACATCGAGGCCAGGCCCTGCCCCCGGAACGGGTTGGCGATCATCAGGTGGCTCTGGGTCACCAGCCGGTCGTCCTGCGGCAGCGGCCGGGCGGCCGCCCCGGCGGCGATCTTGCGCAGCGCGGAGGCCAGCGCGAGCGGGTCCTGCGACAGCGCCGCACCGGAGGCGTCGGCCTGGTACTCCCGACTGCGGCTGACCGCCATCTGCACCAGGCCGGCGGCCAGCGGGCCGAGGACCACCAGCAGCAGGCCGCCGAGGGCGTTGCCGCCACCGCGGTCGTCCTCGGACCGGCCGCCGAACAGCGAGGCGAACATCGCCATGTGCGCGAGGTAGGTGATCACGGTCGCCATCGCGCCGGCCACGGAGCTGATCAGGATGTCGCGGTTGTAGACGTGCGACAGCTCGTGGCCCAGCACGCCGCGCAGCTCCCGGCGGTCGAGCAGCTCGAGGATCCCCTGGGTGACGCAGACGGCGGCGTTGCGCGGGTTGCGGCCGGTGGCGAAGGCGTTGGGCTGGCCGGTCGGGCTGACGTAGAGGCGGGGCATCGGCTGGCGCGCCTCGGTGGCCAGCTCGCGCACCATGGCGTACAGCTGCGGCGCCTGCGTCTCGGTGACCGGGAAGGCGCGCATCGCCCGCAGGGCCAGCTTGTCGGAGTTGAGGTACGCGAAGCCGTTGACCGCGAGCGCCACGACCAGGGCGACCAGCAGGCCGCCCCGACCGCCGACGAGGGCGCCGGCGGTGAGGATGAGCCCGCCCATGAGGCCCAGGAGCACCGCGGTCTTCAGTCCGTTGCCCCAGCGCTGCACGTCCGACCAACGTGGCGCCCCGGGAGGCCGTTCCCCGTCCTGACCGGGTGCGACGGCGCTCACGGAATGGGGTCGGACCGGGTCCGGTTGCGACCGGCAGGTACCGGGGACGGCGGCGTCCCCACTGTCGTCCGGCTCACAGGTCCGCGGGATGTGACGTCCACGTAACCTCGGCCGGTGGAGGTGCAGCAGACATGACCACGACCAACCCGTCCGTCGGCGCGCCCACGGCGGGCAGCTCCGCCCCCTTCACCAAGAGCGTCGTGGAGCTCGACCGTGTCGTGATCCGACTGGCCGGTGACTCCGGCGACGGCATGCAGCTCACCGGCAACCGCTTCACCAGCGAGACGGCGTCCTTCGGCAACGACCTCTCCACGCTGCCCAACTTCCCCGCCGAGATCCGCGCGCCGACGGGCACCCTCCCGGGCGTCAGCTCCTTCCAGCTGCACTTCGCCGACCACGACATCATGACGCCCGGCGACGCCCCGGACGTGCTGGTCGCCATGAACCCGGCCGCGCTCAAGGCCAACCTGTCCGACCTGCCCGGGGGCGGGCTGCTCATCGTCGACGCCGACGAGTTCACGCCCCGCAACCTGGCCAAGGTCGGCTACGCCACCAACCCGCTCGAGGACGACTCGCTGGAGGGCTGGCAGCTGGTCAGCGTGCCGCTCACCAGCATGACCCTCGACGCGCTCGCGGACTCCGGTCTGGGCAAGAAGGAGGCCGAGCGCAGCAAGAACATGTTCACCCTCGGCCTGCTGAGCTGGATGTACCACCGGCCCACCGAGGGCACCGTCCGCTTCCTGGAGCGGCAGTTCCGCCGCAAGCCGGAGATCGCCGCGGCCAACATCGCCGCCTTCCGCGCCGGCTACAACTACGGCGAGACGACCGAGGCCTTCGCGGTCTCCTACGAGATCAAGCCCGCCCCGATGGCGCCCGGCCGGTACCGGAACATCTCCGGCAACCAGGCGCTCGCGCTCGGCCTCGTCGCCGCCGGGCAGCGCTCGGGCCTGCCGGTGTTCCTCGGGGCGTACCCGATCACCCCGGCGTCGGACATCCTGCACGAGCTGTCCCGCCACAAGTCCTTCGGCGTGCGCACCTTCCAGGCCGAGGACGAGATCGCCGGCATCGGCGCCGCGCTCGGCGCGTCCTTCGGCGGCGCCCTCGGCGTCACGACGACGTCGGGCCCCGGCGTCTCGCTGAAGTCGGAGACCATCGGCCTGGCGGTCATGACCGAGCTGCCGCTGGTGGTCGTGGACGTGCAGCGCGGCGGCCCCTCCACCGGGCTGCCCACCAAGACCGAGCAGTCGGACCTGCTGCAGGCGATGTTCGGTCGCAACGGCGAGGCCCCGCTGCCGGTGGTCGCCCCCCGCTCCCCCGCCGACTGCTTCGACGCGGCGCTGGAGGCCGCGCGGATCGCGCTGACCTACCGAACCCCGGTGGTGCTGCTCTCCGACGGTTACCTGGCCAACGGCGCCGAGCCGTGGCAGATCCCCGACGTCGAGGACCTGCCGGACCTGCGGGTGGAGTTCGCCTCCGAGCCCAACGGCGCCACCCCCGACGGCACGCCGGAGTTCCTCCCCTACCTGCGCGACCCCGAGACGCTGGCCCGCCCGTGGGCCGTCCCGGGCACCGCCGGCATGCAGCACCGCATCGGCGGCCTGGAGAAGGCCGACAAGACCGGCAACATCTCCTACGACCCGGCCAACCACGACCTGATGACCCGGCTGCGGCAGGCCAAGGTCGACGGCATCGCGGCCACCGTGCCGCCCACCGACGTCGACGACCCGGACGGCGACGCCCGCGTCGCCGTCGTCGGCTGGGGGTCCACCTACGGCCCCATCGGCGCCGCCTGCCGCCAGGTGCGCCGCTCCGGCCGGTCGGTCGCCCAGGTCCACCTGCGCCACCTCAACCCGTTCCCGGCCGACCTCGGCGACGTGCTGCGCCGCTACGACCGGGTGATCTGCCCGGAGATGAACCTCGGGCAGCTGTCGCTCCTGCTGCGCGCCAAGTACCTCGTCGACGTCGAGAGCCACACCCAGGTGCGCGGGCTGCCCTTCCGGGCCGCCGAGCTCGCCGGG
This window of the Geodermatophilus sp. DSM 44513 genome carries:
- the rplA gene encoding 50S ribosomal protein L1, with protein sequence MAKHGKKYLEAAAKVDRDNLYSPLQAATLAKETSPTAYDATVEVAMRLGVDPRKADQMVRGTVNLPHGTGKTARVIVFATGDKAAEAEAAGADVVGSEDLIERIQGGFLDFDAAIATPDQMAKVGRIARILGPRGLMPNPKTGTVTPDVTKAVNDIKGGKINFRVDKQANLHLVIGKASFDEARLVENYAAALDEVLRAKPAAAKGRYLKKITISTTMGPGIPVDPNRTRNLTVDE
- the rplK gene encoding 50S ribosomal protein L11, with the translated sequence MPPRKRLTAVIKLQIKAGAATPAPPVGPALGQHGVNIMEFCKAYNAATEAQRGDVVPVEISVYEDRSFTFVTKTPPAARMLLKAAGVEKGSGEPHKTKVATVTRDQVREIAQTKMVDLNANSLDEAERIIAGTARSMGITVK
- the nusG gene encoding transcription termination/antitermination protein NusG; the encoded protein is MTDPREPFDTDSAVEGTDLDDTRFDARGTVDVETGVRETGAAEGSVDTTDLTADNPMADATAPSDGASSRGAVDAALAGDPLAAPAPDHDPIVVETLQQAEEDDEDPAEAMRKVLRGQFGDWYVIHSYAGYENKVKTNLESRIQSLDMEDYIFQIEVPTEEVTEIKNGKRTQVNRKKLPGYLLVRMDLNDESWGAVRNTPGVTGFVGATSKPSPLSIDEVVGLLAPAATPQTARTAEAASTATAAAPTAVVDFEVGESVTVMDGPFATLPATINEINAEQQKLQVLVSIFGRETPVELSFSQVQKL
- the secE gene encoding preprotein translocase subunit SecE, which encodes MSDEKPGSGGDPRPEPTDEQLDREAPGVDDATELEAAEAEVAADAESEEDKVVATRPTRARRGGRITAGDDEDDDRDAAPRGRRAAREGVSTRPAGRAGEGGATRSRAAAERDRAAETRQRRNLRRFLREVVAELRKVIWPGRRELITYTTVVIVFVAFIVALVAGLDLLFAQGVLAVFG
- a CDS encoding pyridoxal phosphate-dependent aminotransferase encodes the protein MTAVSRQEPAAPSPARPSADRRVSRRIAAIAESATLAVDARAKALKAAGKPVIGFGAGEPDFPTPDYIVQAAVAACTQPAMHRYTPAGGLPALKEAIVAKTARDSGLQVTPANVLVTNGGKQAVYEAFATMLDPGDEVLLPAPYWTTYPEAIALAGGVPVPVVADEESGYLVSVAQLEAARTPRTKVLLFCSPSNPTGAVYPPELVEEIGRWAHEHGLWVLSDEIYEHLTYDGASAPSMPVVVPELADRCVVVNGVAKTYAMTGWRVGWVVGPADVVKAATNLQSHATSNVANVSQAAAVAALSGDLSAVATMREAFDRRRRTIVSMLREIPGVACPEPRGAFYVYPSVKGLLGREIAGRTAHDSVQLAEIVLEEAEVAVVPGEAFGTPGYLRLSYALGDEDLVEGVSRVQRLLGTAD
- a CDS encoding MaoC/PaaZ C-terminal domain-containing protein; amino-acid sequence: MSATVRSADVTVGTELPEVTYPVTRADLVRYAGASGDLNPIHWSDRVATEVGLPGVIAHGMLTMALAARAVTAWAGDPGALVEYHVRFGRPVVVPDDDAGAQVTVRGRVAAVGEDGRARVDLTVTSGGEKVLSLARATVQLA
- a CDS encoding MaoC family dehydratase N-terminal domain-containing protein: MALDPALVGRSYPPSAVYEVGRQKIAEFADAIGAADPVHRDADAARAAGHPDVIAPPTFAIALTLSAAGVVVADPDVALDYSRVVHGEQRFTHHRPIRAGDRLVATPTIEAVRTVGGNDLLTTRVDVATEDGEPVCSAASMLVARGAP
- the rpmG gene encoding 50S ribosomal protein L33 — translated: MAATDVRPKITLACQECKSRNYITRKNRRNDPDRLELKKFCPRERRHTVHRETR